The DNA window TAGAATGAATCTAACAGAACCAAAAATACCCATATCCAATTCAGTTTTCCCATATTTCGAACAGAACCAAAAATACCCAAAAATACCCAAGCACCAAATATACCCAAGCACCAAATATACCCAAGCACAATTCGAAAAGATTGAAATTGAGATGCAGATAGAATGAGTACCGTCGCTATACCTTGTGCTATGGAGTTTCAGATTCGGACGCCTTTACTGACCTCGCGTATAGATCTGTCGATTACTAGGGTAATTTTTGTTCTCGGATGTGGTGAGGAACCCTAGCTGCGAAATGGATAGAGAAGAAGCAGCCGTGGAGAATTTGGCCAAACAATTGGTATgtcttaatttttgaaaatgcAAGAGGgtagtggaggaaattgtgatgtGTAGAATAACCCATGTTCCAAAGTGGGATGTTAAACCCTGCAAATTGTCCCGGATGCTTAACCCAGAGTTGTCCACAAAATCAAGACAAAAAGCCGGGTCACATGGGTACACTCCCGGGTCATCGTGATTGTTGTCCAAGCTACCAAATGCCAGGATAAAGGAGGATTAACTTGTCAAACTCATCCTGGCCCCTCTACAAAACAGGCCCTTATGAGATAAAAGTGTGACAATGAATGGTGGTTTGATTGAACAAATAGTTATAAATTCTCTTTACTAATTAATGGAGaagtaaaagataaaataaaaaagacaaaatCCTATGACGAGGCGTAGACGCTTGACGAAAGAATGTAGGGATTGAAACAGTAACAAATAATCAAAACCCCCTCAATTGTTGACAATCATACATTCCCGCAAAATAATCGCAGAGCGTTAAATCCCATTAGGTGAAGAAAATCTGAAGAAAAATTGACCCAAATTCAAACTTTTATACATAGATAGCTGCAGGATCACACGCAATTCGAATCCTTGCCTgagatcttatttttattttgagaaaaaaGGAAGGGTTAATCTCCTTAGTCAAACCCTCCTTTTTTTCTCCGTTGCCGGCCGCCGATCAGTCTCTCCCTCGTTCGGCTCCGGCACCACAAATCaagaacaagaaaaagaagagatcTTTTGGGTCTGCCGAATTTATCTTTGATTTATTTGTCCCAGAAATTCCTGCTTCCTTTGTAATCATATCATGGATAGAATGTTCAATAAGCTGAGGAATTTGGACGCATACCCCAAGGTCAATGAGGATTTCTACAGCCGTTCGCTATCTGGAGGTGTTATCTCCCTCGTCTCCTCTTTCTTCATTGCTATGCTCGTCATCTCGGAATTCAGTATGTATCCTTCAACTTCACTGATTGTTTAATATGAAGCCTATGTTTTGATCGGGCCAGGGTTATATAAATTGTGTAAAAGAGAACTTTGTTGTTAGTACTTGAACCAACAGATATTAGTAGAGGAGGATTGTGTGGCTTGATCTAGTTAACTGATGTTTGGTTTCCCTTTTGTCTGTCTTTCTTCTCTTTGGAGATTGTAGCATATCATATTGCTGTGTTTTACTTTCTGTATATGAAGATGGTAAACTTTCTGAGGTTATGTTCTTACATTGATGGAATTTTCATGAGTGATCTGTCATGTCAAGGAGGTTCTTTGCTGTACATTTGAAGTTTTTCCTGCTAGTAAGCTGTCGGCTGTCCTAGGAAAATCTGAATTGGAACCAAGTTTGGCTTGGATATTTTGTGTTTGAGATAGTTCTTGATTAGTAGGGTGGCAGAAGTATGAACTCCGTGTGCTGCTGAAGCTACTGCTCATAATGAGAAACGTAATAAATAGTGCTAGTATCATGGTAACCGTTAAGAAGGAGAAAGAAGGTATATGCGGCTGGATCTCTGTGCTTTTCACATCCAGTTTGTACAAAATCTGAATCTGGGATAGGAAATCTTAAATTTGATTTTGGTTGAGCTATAACCCAATGTGGACTGttctaagttgtaattttatttttttctagtgGATTAATATGAGCGATCCACTAAAACTTAGTATTGCATCAATTCCGATCTTTAAAATGATGAAGATGTTCTATGAAAATGCCATACATTTGTGATCAAGAAAACATAACATAATTTCATTGATTACAGTAGACCTATGAAAAAGCACCTCTGTGTGCATTTGTGTATGTTTTTGGAGGACTATATTTTAAATCTTCTTTTTGAATTTACATATTTCTTTCTACCTAAATAGGATATGATATTAATTGGCTTTCAACTGGCAGGTTTATACCTCCGCAAAGTTACAGATACACAACTTGTGGTAGACACATCTAGGGGAGGAAAATTGCGCATCAATGTAAGATGATTGTCTTCTTTCAAGATCGCATTCTCCATGGCATATTGATACTCAATATCTCATATTAAGTTGAAAATATTGTCGTCTAATCAATGTTATTAAAAAGCGGCCATGGCGCCGCCGTGGCGCCATTGCGTGGCGGGTTTCGGAAAAAACGCCATCGCCACGAGCTGCCACAAAACTTTTTTATGGCGACCGCCATTTGCCGCCATGAGTGAGGCGCCATGGCGGTGCCATGGCAGTTATGGCATCACTTTTGGTTGGGCTGCCCCAAACCTCAGCCCAATTACCAAATAACACGGCCCAAATGATTTTTAACCCTTAACCCGGCCCAAACCCGGcccaaataatgaaataaaatgccaATTAAGTAAAAATCTAGGGTTTTTTTCATAGTATCTATTTCCCTCTCAAACAAACCCAACCTACTGCGCCCCCAGTCCCACTGCCCTAGTCACGTCGCCGCCGCCCGCCGCCGCCGGTCCGTCTAGAGCAGCCCACTGCCCAGATTTTGAAGGTAACCGAAATTGTACAAGTGGTTGGTTGGAGAGTTGTTGGTTGGAGAGTGGTTGGTTGGTTGGAGAGTTAGATGGTGCTGATGGTGAAGGCAGTGATAGAGTTTTTGATGGAGATTCACTTGATTGGGATACTATCTACGAGTCGTCGGGGATTGGAGAGCCTATCACATATACTAGgtctaagaaaagaaaagaagctTCTACATCATCAAGTTCTAGGAAAGCCTCAAGAACCACAACCACATCTAGAAAAGGGAAAGACCAATTAGGGAAAGGCAGATTGGAGACAACGGTTGAAGAAAGAGAGCTTGTGGATGAAGAATTGGAAGATGAAGAAGTTGgggatgaagaagaaggatctACTTCGTTGGATACGATGATATCGACGAGGATGAGGATAACTATCTTGTTGAGGATGACTATGTTGGGGATGATGATGATTGAGGATGGTTTTAATTTAGATTTGATATGTATTATGAATTTGTGATGATGactttatattttgattgttgAACTAAGACTTATTATGGTAGGCATATTATATAATTGCTTATGactttatgttttatttattgttttaatagTTGATAACTTGATatattacaattttttattattttctaattttttgaatttatatatacatatattactaatattttattaatttatttatcgacCGCCATATCCCGCCATACtgatacgccatatccctgtggcggtttttggGCTCACCTCCGTAAGCCGCCATACGCCATCCATAACATTGCGTCTAATCTTCAGCAATGAATGGTATCAAACTTAATAGACTGCTGATTTCCTAATTTGCCTAATTGACAAGCCTAGGGGTGGttcggtatggtataccgtACTGTGAGTGTCATATCGTTTACCGTACCGAAAGTTACAGTATTACAAAACACCATACCGATACCgcaccgaattttcggtataccgtaaaaTTTGATAAGGTagtttttgataccgttactATACCGTGTTTTTGGTAAACCGTACCGcctttcggtataccgtacttttgcggtatacccaACCGCGGTACGACATACCGTTATACCTGTAATATCGGAAAAAATCTATTATaccaaaaatatgcaaaaaaataattctattttttatttttgtataacagagaattctatttttaaattttagtatgaaaataacataaatattatatatatatgtgtgtttatatatataataatcaatCGGTATACCGGAGCGTCGGtatataccggtataccgcggtataggaaatccaataccgttaccgtaccgaaaactaccgtataccgaaaaatcggtattttcggtactttttcggtacgatagttccggtatttcggtataattcccCAGCCCTAGACAAGCAATAAACGATGCTTATGATGATTTGTGTTCTTTTACTGTACTGAGGGGAAGCTTGAATACCTGCTAGGAAGAATTTTTAAGGCCTTCATCTGTTTTAATGAGTCGTTAGACTTACTATCCTCACATCTTAAATTGCTAATCTGATTGCAGTTTGATGTAACATTTCCAAACGTTCAATGCACGTTGCTGAGTCTTGATGCCATGGATATCAGTGGGGAGCAACATCTAGACATTGTATGTGATGCCTTTGGTCCATCTgtcttcaattttttaaaaagccTCACTTTTGAGCTTGTAGAACAGGCTATTATTAGCCTTTTTATCCTCTACATGTTCAGATTATTTACTGCAATAAATTTGCAGAGACATGACATTATGAAGAAGAGAATTGATTCCCATGGCAATGTGATAGAAGTGAGGCAAGATGGAATTGGTGCACCCAAGGtacatgattttttttcatgCCTTTGCTTATGAGTTATCATGGCATTAACTTGTCTTTTGGATTGTCCTTGATTGTCCTCTCTGCCATGTGTTTGTCAGGACCTGCATTGCAGTATTTACTTAGTATTTACTTCTGTTTATGTATGGTGTGGGTTATGAATTATGATATTAGTAATTGAGTGCCAACATGGAGTTGAATAAATTTGCTGAGCTTCTTCGTGTTAAATGAAAATTGTTATGCTTAATTTCTTCTTTATTTCTGAAAGACTGTTGTTGGCTACCTTCCTCACAAAAGACCTGTGATGTAATCATGCCACAGCTTAGAAAGTTCATGGAGCAAATATGTGACTTGTGGCTTGCTTCATAATGCAATTGCATTTACTGTCGATACTTCCATTAAGTTGGCATGCCTTGTTTTTTGCCGGATAGATTGACTGTAGAAAATTATTAGTAGCATCAAATTGCATTTGGCGAAAATGATCATATtataaaaagagaaagaaaaacacCGGATGAACCTTAGAGTAGAAAAGCTGGATCCTTGAGGCCAAGCCTCATTAAAACCCTCCTGACGAAAACCCAAAGGAAATTGCACCTGGTCGGCAAAAAGATCACCTGTGTAGTGGGATTTGGAATTTTGCTTTCTTTGGTGTTAGTTGATATGATACTAACTTATGAGCTTAGTTATTTTCCATTTGCTTTAATGCAAACTTGCTGTGTACTCTGTTAACATACTTAAGGAATCTTTCTAGCGGCTAAAAGTTGCACTGAGGTTGAAGATAAATATATATACCATGCAGTGTGGACTGTGTGGTAACCAATTTTGGGCTTGTTTTATTTTGTATCTTGCAAAATTAGTATTCTCAAGGCTGTCTTTATCCCCCACTCTCTTTCACACACACTCATGTTCTTTTCATTGTATTTTTCTCTAATTCCTTGTTGTGTATTGGTCAATTCAGATTGAGAAGCCTTTGCAGAAAGATGGTAGCAGACTTGAGCACAATGAGGCATACTGTGGTTCATGTTTTGGTGCAGAAACGGTATATCTATCTTTCATGTGTTGTTTTCCATTGTTTAAGTCTCTTTTTAACTCAGATAGAGGCAGTTAATTGGATATCTGTATGTTGTTTAAAAATTTGACCTGCTGTAGCTAAGATAATGCACCAGCTCCACTGCTTGAGCATAGGTTATCCATGTATGGTTGGATTTTTATCCTTCTTATCAACACTTATTGATATCTTTAACTGATAAATAGCATGACTATAGGAGAGAGAGTTTGGAAAAAAATTCACACTgaagaaattttaaataatttctcCTCTTGGACAAATGACCAGCTTAGCTTCACTTTTGGTTTCTTATGGTTGGTTGCCGTTTGTAATTCTCTTGCAGTCTGATGACCACTGCTGCAATTCCTGTGAAGAGGTTCGTGAAGCATATCGTAAGAAAGGCTGGGGAATGACAGATCCTGATTTGATTGATCAGGTTTGATTAATTCATGATCTCACTTATGGAGTTTTCTCTGTAAATTTGTATAATGCTGTGCAGTGTCTGGCCCCAATTTTGTTTTCAGATAAAATGTGAAATCTGCTGCTGTCACAACAGTGTCTTGTTTTGCAAATGAAACCGTTAATTTCCTTATTTGTGATCAAATGTAGATCACAGGTGCTACATATTAAATTTACTGGTAGATCTGTATGACCAGATAATCTGGGGATACACTCATTGGAATTTACAATAATTATGCCTAAAATCTCAAGTCTGAAAACTTACTTTTCTGCATTTTGGCATGTCCTTTTGCAATCAGAGCTAGTAGCACTTTACTTGAGTTGATTTTGGCATTATAAAGTACTCCCTATTTTTGTTATACTTACCATACCATTCAAGAATCTTTTGGTTTTTAAAGATATGCGATCCAGACAAATAGACAATACAGCTGACAGAATTTGTTATTGTCTCAGTTTCTCAAAGTAAACACATTTCATGTTCTAAGAGAAGCTGTTTTGCACCTTTGTACAACCCTGATTAAGTTTTGTATTTGCATTCCATGTCATACGTAATTTGAGTGCTTTAAAATCGAAAGAGTATAGACCTAGTCCTATTATGAGTAGTAGGAGTAGGTTTGATAGCATTAACTGTTGCGTAACAagcattattttaaaattattcattGAGTTTATTAAAAGTTTGTTGATCAAAATGGCTGGAAACCATGGTTGTGTGGAAATGTTGATGTTAATATCTGAAAATTTTCTGACCATCTTGAAAATTGTCTTCTCTGATGTGGTCTATGGTGTATAGTGCAAACGAGAAGGTTTTGTTCAGAAAGTGAAAGATGAAGAGGGTGAGGGATGTAATATACATGGATCTCTGGAGGTTAACAAAGTAGCTGGGAATTTTCATTTTGCTACCGGGAAAAGCTTTCATCATTCAAGTATGAATCTGCTCGATTTGATAGCTTTACAGACAGAGAGTTATAATGTAAGAATTTGTTGAATTTCC is part of the Salvia splendens isolate huo1 chromosome 6, SspV2, whole genome shotgun sequence genome and encodes:
- the LOC121807425 gene encoding endoplasmic reticulum-Golgi intermediate compartment protein 3-like isoform X1; the encoded protein is MDRMFNKLRNLDAYPKVNEDFYSRSLSGGVISLVSSFFIAMLVISEFSLYLRKVTDTQLVVDTSRGGKLRINFDVTFPNVQCTLLSLDAMDISGEQHLDIRHDIMKKRIDSHGNVIEVRQDGIGAPKIEKPLQKDGSRLEHNEAYCGSCFGAETSDDHCCNSCEEVREAYRKKGWGMTDPDLIDQCKREGFVQKVKDEEGEGCNIHGSLEVNKVAGNFHFATGKSFHHSSMNLLDLIALQTESYNISHKINKLAFGDAIPGIVNPLDGVQWEQTSSNGVYQYFIKVVPTIYTDIRGHTIQSNQFSVTEHYKNSDMDHYRSPPGVFFFYDLSPIKVTYTEKHTAFLHFLTNICAIIGGVFTVAGIVDSFVYHGKKALKKKVELGKLR
- the LOC121807425 gene encoding endoplasmic reticulum-Golgi intermediate compartment protein 3-like isoform X2 — encoded protein: MRISTAVRYLEVLSPSSPLSSLLCSSSRNSFDVTFPNVQCTLLSLDAMDISGEQHLDIRHDIMKKRIDSHGNVIEVRQDGIGAPKIEKPLQKDGSRLEHNEAYCGSCFGAETSDDHCCNSCEEVREAYRKKGWGMTDPDLIDQCKREGFVQKVKDEEGEGCNIHGSLEVNKVAGNFHFATGKSFHHSSMNLLDLIALQTESYNISHKINKLAFGDAIPGIVNPLDGVQWEQTSSNGVYQYFIKVVPTIYTDIRGHTIQSNQFSVTEHYKNSDMDHYRSPPGVFFFYDLSPIKVTYTEKHTAFLHFLTNICAIIGGVFTVAGIVDSFVYHGKKALKKKVELGKLR